One genomic window of Candidatus Binatia bacterium includes the following:
- a CDS encoding V-type ATP synthase subunit E family protein, producing MKSIDSVHAAGSDAGTLLRLIREQAAAEIAEMQGRAQQRVARLRASADTEAEAIRAGARSAGESRGRLRAAKLLAAAETQSHLGLLLAREALIEKVIARARTRLGRFSTFPQAADRLAELVREGLEALPAGPVRVRMPHDCELLLDEAIRRSLTSDRGAVSFTADDELMGGVVLEVDDGRVRFDNSFDGRVRRRMYRLRHLAADMLLGEEPSSPSGP from the coding sequence ATGAAATCCATCGATTCTGTCCACGCTGCCGGGTCAGACGCCGGGACCCTGCTGCGTCTGATCCGGGAACAAGCGGCCGCTGAGATCGCTGAGATGCAAGGACGCGCGCAGCAGCGCGTCGCCCGACTCCGTGCGAGCGCCGACACGGAGGCCGAGGCCATTCGTGCCGGGGCTCGAAGCGCGGGGGAATCGCGGGGGCGTCTCCGCGCCGCCAAACTCCTGGCGGCCGCGGAAACGCAGAGTCATCTGGGGCTGCTTTTGGCGCGTGAGGCGCTGATCGAGAAAGTCATTGCCCGTGCCCGGACGCGGCTCGGGCGCTTTTCTACATTCCCGCAGGCGGCAGATCGACTCGCCGAGCTCGTCCGAGAGGGCTTAGAGGCGCTACCGGCCGGACCGGTCCGTGTGCGCATGCCTCACGACTGCGAGCTGCTACTCGACGAAGCAATCCGTCGCAGTCTGACCTCAGATCGTGGCGCGGTGAGCTTCACCGCCGACGACGAACTAATGGGCGGCGTGGTTCTGGAAGTCGATGACGGGAGGGTGCGCTTTGATAATTCATTCGATGGCCGCGTCCGCCGCCGGATGTATAGGCTCCGCCACCTAGCTGCGGACATGCTGCTCGGCGAAGAACCTTCCTCACCTTCAGGGCCGTGA
- a CDS encoding V-type ATP synthase subunit F: protein MKPLQVIGDADTVLVFALGGVPGRVVHSADEARTAIEEVVNEVHAAGGPKQRPVLLVVTNGIAGRIRDYLRHAMLDASGPVILEVPGFGESPDGGSVQRFVERTLGLRL, encoded by the coding sequence ATGAAGCCGCTGCAGGTCATTGGCGATGCGGATACGGTCCTGGTGTTCGCCTTGGGCGGCGTGCCGGGCCGCGTCGTTCACAGTGCCGATGAGGCACGTACGGCGATCGAAGAGGTTGTCAACGAGGTCCACGCGGCAGGCGGGCCAAAGCAACGCCCGGTGCTGCTGGTGGTGACCAACGGTATCGCGGGACGCATTCGGGACTATCTGAGGCATGCCATGCTCGATGCCAGTGGGCCCGTGATTCTCGAAGTGCCCGGCTTCGGAGAATCACCCGACGGCGGCTCTGTGCAACGCTTCGTCGAGCGCACCTTGGGGTTGCGCCTATGA
- a CDS encoding ATP synthase subunit C yields the protein MTTQEPRQTTSAPGIQPRGSSRRYGRAIRWFARVHVGLAAVSLLALAAVLSGLPAAAGAAAQLGGVSDEVMKWGFAAAAAATAIGALGAAYAVSHVGAAALGAIGERPEIAGRALIFVGLAEGIAIYGLIVAIMILGRLS from the coding sequence ATGACGACCCAGGAACCACGCCAGACCACATCAGCTCCCGGCATCCAGCCGCGCGGTTCGAGCCGCAGGTACGGCCGCGCCATCCGCTGGTTCGCGCGGGTACACGTCGGCCTCGCCGCCGTGTCGCTCCTGGCCTTGGCGGCCGTCCTGAGCGGACTGCCCGCTGCTGCCGGGGCTGCCGCGCAACTCGGCGGCGTGTCCGATGAAGTGATGAAGTGGGGTTTCGCCGCCGCCGCCGCGGCGACGGCGATCGGTGCGCTCGGTGCCGCCTACGCTGTCAGCCACGTGGGTGCGGCGGCGTTGGGCGCGATTGGTGAGCGGCCGGAAATCGCGGGTCGTGCTCTGATCTTCGTCGGTCTGGCCGAGGGTATCGCTATCTACGGCCTCATCGTCGCCATCATGATCCTCGGCCGCCTCTCATGA
- a CDS encoding V-type ATPase 116kDa subunit family protein produces MLTPEPIRHLSLVLLATDLEAAARAIARVGVLHLLDVRHSVEMLGAIQPYDVSERLRQLGALAQSLDEVLAFLRIEWRNHVLSASVEETLDLQGLESRSQAIRTEVDAFRQGAGRTAADTERIEGLVHTLRALVPIGLPLEQLGNLRYVFLASGLLPQRSLTRLREALTRTPHIIVPQGMPGTDGRLLITALCLSADHEVLERALRSAHFERLELPPHLTGAPEEAMTHLVSDLEASREAVAAVEADRNALAQRLGPEACTLRARVERERLLTEARGLMGRSERISLITGWVPAVLTAQLEAAVRAAAGSRCVVQWQDPAGLEGVRRGLVSVPILLRNPVLIRPFERLLRAYGLPRYGELEPTAVVAVAFLAMFGFMFGDVGQGAVLFAIGYFMYRRMFRYRDYAVILMECGVFAMAFGFLYGSVFGVEHWLPALWLRPMEDMPRLMKTAVGFGAGFLSLALALNLVNAVRRRDVTALWERNGLLGALAYWIVAGVLMRWLTAGPGAVTLGTAVMWLVVALTLVFLKEPARVLWVGLHEHRWPGAGELLTLLVEAIVDVLDTMVSTVSNTATFIRLAAFAVSHAGLLLATFSVADAIAESRGGTIGAIIVIVIGNAVIIALEGLIVSIQSIRLEYYEFFSRFYSGGGEEYRPLRLASGMPPAHP; encoded by the coding sequence GTGTTGACCCCAGAGCCTATACGCCATCTCTCCTTGGTCCTCCTGGCGACAGACCTCGAGGCGGCCGCGCGCGCTATCGCCCGCGTCGGCGTCTTGCACTTGCTCGACGTACGTCATTCCGTCGAGATGCTCGGCGCGATTCAGCCTTACGACGTCAGCGAACGGCTTCGACAGCTTGGCGCCCTGGCCCAAAGCCTCGACGAGGTCCTGGCGTTCCTGCGTATCGAGTGGCGCAATCACGTGCTGTCCGCCAGCGTCGAAGAGACGCTGGATCTACAAGGCCTGGAATCCCGCAGTCAGGCCATTCGCACGGAGGTAGATGCGTTTCGTCAGGGCGCCGGCCGCACCGCGGCAGACACGGAGCGGATCGAAGGACTTGTGCACACGCTGCGGGCGCTCGTTCCCATCGGGCTGCCGCTCGAACAGCTTGGCAATCTGCGCTACGTCTTCCTCGCTTCTGGTTTGCTTCCGCAACGGAGTCTGACACGGCTACGTGAGGCCCTGACGCGCACACCTCACATCATCGTCCCGCAGGGCATGCCGGGCACGGACGGTCGACTCCTCATCACTGCCCTCTGTCTCTCTGCCGACCACGAAGTGCTGGAGCGGGCGTTGCGCAGCGCTCACTTCGAGCGGCTGGAGCTGCCGCCCCACCTGACCGGTGCCCCTGAAGAAGCGATGACGCACCTTGTTAGCGACCTGGAGGCAAGCCGCGAGGCCGTGGCCGCTGTCGAGGCCGATCGTAACGCCTTGGCGCAGCGGCTCGGACCAGAGGCCTGTACATTGCGTGCCCGCGTGGAACGCGAACGGCTGCTTACGGAGGCGCGCGGTCTCATGGGCCGTTCAGAGCGGATCTCTCTGATTACCGGCTGGGTTCCCGCTGTACTCACGGCGCAGCTCGAAGCGGCCGTGCGCGCCGCCGCGGGAAGCCGTTGCGTGGTGCAGTGGCAGGATCCGGCCGGGCTCGAAGGCGTACGCCGCGGCCTCGTGTCGGTACCCATTCTGCTGCGCAATCCGGTGCTCATTCGACCGTTCGAGCGCTTGCTGCGGGCGTACGGTCTGCCGCGCTACGGCGAACTGGAACCGACAGCGGTGGTCGCTGTCGCGTTTCTCGCCATGTTCGGATTCATGTTCGGCGACGTCGGCCAAGGGGCGGTGCTATTCGCCATCGGGTACTTCATGTACCGGCGAATGTTCCGCTACCGGGACTATGCGGTGATCTTGATGGAGTGCGGTGTCTTCGCCATGGCCTTCGGGTTTCTCTATGGCAGCGTCTTCGGTGTGGAGCATTGGTTGCCCGCGCTCTGGCTCCGACCGATGGAGGACATGCCCAGGCTGATGAAAACAGCCGTGGGCTTCGGCGCCGGCTTTCTCAGCCTGGCCCTCGCTCTCAATCTTGTAAACGCGGTGCGTCGGCGAGACGTCACGGCGCTCTGGGAGCGCAACGGGCTGCTGGGCGCCTTGGCATACTGGATTGTCGCGGGCGTCCTCATGCGTTGGCTCACCGCCGGGCCCGGCGCGGTCACGCTGGGAACAGCCGTGATGTGGTTGGTCGTGGCGTTGACGCTGGTGTTTCTCAAAGAACCCGCGCGCGTGCTGTGGGTGGGTCTGCATGAGCACAGGTGGCCTGGGGCCGGAGAACTGTTGACGCTGCTGGTCGAGGCAATAGTCGACGTGCTCGACACCATGGTCAGCACGGTGTCGAACACCGCCACCTTCATTCGACTGGCGGCCTTTGCCGTGAGTCATGCGGGCCTCTTGCTTGCCACCTTCAGTGTCGCCGATGCCATCGCCGAAAGCCGGGGTGGCACCATCGGCGCGATTATCGTCATTGTGATCGGCAATGCCGTCATTATCGCACTGGAAGGACTGATCGTGTCGATCCAGAGCATCCGTCTCGAGTACTACGAGTTCTTCAGCCGCTTCTACAGCGGCGGTGGTGAGGAGTACCGGCCGTTGCGCCTGGCCTCCGGCATGCCGCCGGCGCACCCCTGA
- a CDS encoding V-type ATPase subunit — translation MRRDLQRYAAANARVRTLIPTLLGHSGLEALYGYPSRDTMLDVLLHTAYGRRLSKPRGEGSLRERLVEIGRTLIRMLASPEAALVRVYLLRHELENLKLVIRAVHRRLSPETVSRYLFVLGDISSLDTQRLVEARDLHELTDRLATTAYGAPMAAALHRLEDAGPFALEVALEIDYYERLWEAAGVLEPSDGKRAHGLLGILFDILNLGWIARYRDALGMAPEEILNYTLRQGRWVTFAVRRALAEGPQLPWGVALEHTPYARLLAEADMRGFDACSAALWRFLAAAAQREFRGYPFHIGVPLAFLLTQELEIRDLQVLLTAKTLGLNSTEAFEHVVTIRH, via the coding sequence ATGAGGCGAGATCTGCAGCGCTACGCGGCAGCCAACGCCCGGGTCCGCACCCTCATCCCCACACTCCTGGGGCACAGCGGGTTGGAAGCTTTGTACGGCTATCCTTCACGGGACACGATGCTCGACGTACTGCTCCACACGGCATACGGCCGCAGGCTCAGTAAACCGCGCGGTGAAGGCAGCCTACGAGAAAGACTGGTCGAGATCGGCCGGACGCTCATTCGCATGCTGGCAAGCCCGGAAGCCGCACTGGTCCGGGTATACCTCCTGCGGCACGAACTCGAGAACCTCAAACTTGTGATCCGCGCCGTGCACCGCCGCTTGTCCCCGGAGACCGTCAGCCGGTACCTGTTCGTCCTTGGCGACATTTCCAGCCTGGACACGCAACGGCTGGTGGAGGCGCGCGACCTGCACGAGCTGACCGATCGCTTGGCAACGACGGCGTACGGTGCCCCCATGGCAGCGGCGCTGCACCGCCTTGAGGATGCCGGGCCGTTCGCCCTCGAAGTCGCGCTGGAGATCGATTACTACGAGCGCTTGTGGGAAGCCGCCGGTGTACTCGAGCCCTCCGACGGTAAGCGTGCCCACGGTCTGTTGGGCATCCTGTTCGACATCCTGAATCTCGGCTGGATCGCCCGCTACCGCGATGCCCTCGGCATGGCGCCCGAGGAGATCTTGAACTACACGCTGCGACAAGGACGATGGGTCACGTTTGCGGTGCGGCGCGCCTTGGCCGAGGGGCCCCAACTGCCCTGGGGTGTGGCGCTGGAACACACACCGTACGCCCGGCTTCTGGCGGAAGCTGACATGCGTGGATTCGACGCCTGCTCTGCCGCGCTGTGGCGTTTCCTTGCAGCGGCAGCCCAACGAGAATTCCGTGGCTACCCGTTTCACATCGGCGTGCCTCTCGCATTTCTCCTGACCCAGGAACTCGAGATCCGCGACCTGCAGGTGTTGCTGACCGCTAAGACGCTCGGCCTGAACAGCACAGAGGCCTTTGAACACGTTGTGACCATCCGGCACTGA
- a CDS encoding SDR family oxidoreductase, producing MVLHGKTVLVTAGAKRVGRAIVLELARAGASVVVHCRSSHAEAAATCTAASAFGVRAAVVAGDLRIGADVERIARESWAAFGSVDALVNSAAVFAPTPIETLTDEQWDQALAMNLKGPFMLAVQLGRLMREGSGGVIINIADGAAMRPYRGYLPYCVSKAGMIAMTMGLAKALAPQVRVNCVAPGPVMPPEDYTAEERAHLVELTPLKRLGTAEDVARMVRFLIGEAEFSTGGVYLVDGGRLNASTASDQ from the coding sequence ATGGTTCTGCACGGGAAAACGGTTCTGGTCACCGCAGGTGCCAAGCGGGTAGGGCGGGCAATTGTCCTCGAGCTCGCCAGGGCCGGGGCGAGCGTCGTGGTCCACTGCCGCTCGTCTCACGCAGAGGCCGCGGCCACGTGCACCGCAGCGAGTGCCTTCGGTGTCCGAGCCGCAGTCGTGGCCGGGGATTTGCGCATCGGCGCCGATGTGGAACGCATTGCCCGCGAGTCGTGGGCTGCATTTGGAAGCGTCGACGCGTTGGTGAACAGCGCTGCGGTCTTCGCTCCAACCCCGATTGAGACATTGACGGACGAACAGTGGGATCAGGCATTGGCGATGAACCTCAAAGGTCCGTTCATGCTGGCAGTGCAGCTCGGCCGATTGATGCGAGAAGGAAGCGGCGGCGTCATCATCAATATCGCGGACGGGGCGGCGATGCGGCCCTATCGCGGGTACCTGCCGTACTGCGTGTCGAAGGCGGGCATGATTGCAATGACGATGGGCCTCGCTAAGGCACTGGCACCGCAGGTGCGGGTGAACTGTGTGGCGCCGGGTCCCGTCATGCCCCCAGAGGACTACACGGCCGAGGAGCGCGCGCATCTCGTCGAGCTGACGCCGCTGAAGCGTCTGGGAACAGCAGAGGATGTTGCCCGCATGGTGCGCTTCCTGATTGGCGAAGCCGAGTTCTCGACGGGCGGCGTGTATCTGGTGGACGGTGGCCGCTTGAACGCATCGACGGCGAGCGACCAGTGA
- a CDS encoding ABC transporter permease, which yields MITLFQRLAWSLVILIGVTFLTFVIAFIIPSDPARTVAGPKADPETLATIRKEMGLDQPVPVQYARYLGRLVHGDFGRSYLTRQSVLQAIIERLPATAYLAVSSLGAAALIGIVLGCLTARRQGSAVDLAVLVGSLIALSLPVFWVGMMLLYFVAYRARLLPLGGFGLSNVVLPACTLTLGGAAYYTRLLHTNMRAVLDQDYIRAAHAKGLSPFRVYGKHALRNAIIPLVTLLGLDFAGLMSGVVLTETVFNWPGLGRLAVEAVFNQDIPMIMGTVLFSALLVVGANMVVDLLYIVIDPRIRYRAQ from the coding sequence ATGATCACCCTGTTCCAACGGCTTGCCTGGAGCCTCGTCATCCTGATCGGCGTGACCTTTCTCACCTTTGTCATCGCCTTCATCATCCCCAGCGATCCGGCGCGCACGGTGGCTGGGCCGAAGGCGGATCCGGAGACGCTGGCCACGATCCGCAAGGAGATGGGGCTGGACCAGCCCGTGCCGGTGCAGTACGCGCGCTATCTCGGGCGCTTGGTTCACGGCGATTTCGGGCGCTCCTACCTGACGCGGCAGAGCGTTCTGCAGGCCATCATCGAGCGTCTGCCGGCCACCGCCTATCTCGCCGTTTCCAGCCTCGGCGCCGCGGCGCTGATCGGCATCGTTCTGGGTTGCCTGACGGCGCGCCGTCAGGGCTCGGCCGTTGATCTGGCAGTACTGGTTGGTTCGTTGATAGCGCTCTCGCTGCCGGTGTTCTGGGTCGGCATGATGCTCCTGTATTTTGTCGCGTACCGGGCTCGTTTGCTGCCGCTCGGAGGGTTCGGCCTCTCGAATGTCGTGTTGCCGGCATGCACCCTGACCTTGGGTGGCGCGGCGTACTACACCCGTCTTCTGCATACCAACATGCGCGCTGTCCTCGACCAGGACTATATCCGGGCGGCGCATGCCAAGGGGCTGTCACCGTTCCGGGTGTACGGCAAACACGCGTTACGCAACGCCATCATTCCATTGGTCACGCTGTTGGGACTTGATTTTGCCGGCCTCATGAGCGGGGTCGTGCTGACCGAAACGGTCTTCAATTGGCCCGGCCTGGGCCGGCTCGCGGTCGAAGCGGTCTTTAATCAGGACATCCCGATGATCATGGGCACGGTGTTGTTCAGCGCCCTGCTGGTGGTGGGCGCCAATATGGTCGTGGACCTCTTGTATATCGTCATCGACCCACGCATTCGCTATCGGGCGCAGTAA
- a CDS encoding ABC transporter permease — MPAIGQGSQRYLAVAGGAMVTLLVFVAVTAPWLAPFDPLKAIADSFGNPFPPGARYPLGTDELGRDVLSRLLYGARISVFVAVVATSLTLIIGVTVGVCSGYFGGWVDTLLMRLTDVFLSFPALLLAIALAALFEPGLTSILVVIAVVSWTGVARTIRGEVLSLRERDFVAAAKALGATPFRLMLRHILPNVLPTIVVMGALSTSGTVLLDAGLSYLGLGVPVPTPSWGRMISDSQTYYRLAPWLMISPGVAIVYAVVGFNFLGYGLLAIVGGRERR; from the coding sequence ATGCCGGCGATAGGGCAGGGCAGTCAGCGCTATCTGGCCGTCGCCGGCGGGGCCATGGTCACGCTCCTGGTGTTTGTTGCCGTGACCGCACCCTGGCTAGCGCCCTTCGATCCCTTGAAGGCGATTGCCGACAGTTTTGGCAATCCCTTTCCACCCGGAGCGCGCTACCCGCTCGGAACCGATGAGCTCGGCCGTGACGTGCTGAGCCGGCTGCTGTATGGCGCTCGCATCTCCGTCTTCGTTGCCGTCGTCGCCACCAGCCTCACACTGATCATCGGTGTCACCGTCGGCGTGTGTTCCGGCTATTTCGGCGGATGGGTCGATACGCTACTGATGCGTCTGACCGACGTGTTCCTGTCTTTTCCGGCGTTGCTGCTGGCCATAGCCTTGGCGGCGCTGTTCGAGCCCGGGCTGACGTCGATCCTGGTTGTCATCGCCGTGGTGAGCTGGACGGGTGTCGCACGCACGATTCGTGGTGAGGTATTATCGCTGCGCGAGCGTGATTTCGTCGCGGCGGCCAAGGCGCTCGGTGCCACGCCATTCCGTCTCATGCTGCGCCACATCCTTCCCAACGTTCTGCCGACGATCGTCGTCATGGGTGCGCTCAGCACCTCCGGCACGGTGCTGCTCGATGCCGGGTTGAGCTACCTGGGCCTCGGCGTCCCGGTTCCCACACCGAGCTGGGGACGCATGATCAGCGACAGTCAAACCTACTATCGCCTGGCCCCGTGGCTGATGATCAGCCCCGGTGTGGCGATTGTGTACGCCGTGGTGGGCTTCAATTTCCTCGGTTACGGACTGCTCGCGATCGTCGGCGGCCGTGAGCGTCGATGA